The DNA region TGCGGACAAGGGATTTTTTTCTTTTTCATTGCCTTATTATGTCCTATTTGTGTTTGAGGAAATTGTTTTTTCTTAGAAAAAAACAGCTGTACTCCCAACCCTAAAATAACAAAGCCGAGAAGAATTGAACTTATTAGTATAAGCTTTAAGAGCATAATTAATAATATAAAGTACAAACCAAACGCCGTCCGTCGGCATTATTTCTAAATTCACCCAAATAAATTCCTTGCCAAATACCTAATGCCAAACGACCATTAATAATAGGGATATTGAGTGAAGTGCCTATTAATGAACTTTTAATATGTGCAGGAAGATCATCATCGCCTTCAAAAACATGAATATAATCCTTATCTCTTTCGGGGACCAGTTTATTAAAAACCGTCTCAAAATCTACCCTAACACTTGGATCTGCATTTTCATTAATGGTAATTCCCGCAGAAGTATGTTTAATAAACAAATTCAATATCCCCGATTTAGGCAAGTTAGGGAGTCCCGATATAACATCAGCAGTAATTAAATGGAAACCCCTACTTCTTGGTTTTAGTCGAATTTCTTTTTGGATAATCATGGTGCAAAGTTAAGAAATTTGGGCATAAAAAACCCCTGTAAGAATTGTTTTACAGGGGTTTTTGTTTAATAATTATTTCGCTTTGTTAGCGATATCTTCTAACATTGCTGTAGTCAATGACTTTGGACGCTCAAGAGCATATCCTAAAGCTCTATCCCAAGTAATATTAGCTAATACACCAATAGCACGACCAACACCAAACATAACAGTATAGAAATCGTACTCAGTAATGCCATAGAACCACTGGATAACACCTGATTGTGCATCTACATTTGGCCATGGATTCTTAGCTTTTCCTTGTTCAACCAAAATATCAGGAACTACACGATAAAGCATATCTACATATTTGAAAATTTTATCATCTGGTAAATGCTTTTCACAGAATTCACGTTGTGATTGGTAACGAGGATCTGTCTTACGCAATACAGCGTGACCAAAACCAGGAATTACCTGACCACTATTCAATGTATCCCAAACAAACTGCTTCATCATTTCTTCAGTTGGTTCTTTTCCGTCTAGCTTATCCATTACGCCTTGTAACCAACGTAAAACTTCTTGATTAGCTAAACCATGTAATGGACCTGCTAAAGCATCCATCCCTGCTGATAATGAATAATAAGCATCAGAAAGTGTTGAAGCTACCAAGTGAGTTGTGTGAGCAGAAGCATTTCCGGATTCATGATCAGAATGAAGAATGAAATACATACGAGCAACATCATCATAAGGAGCAGCAATACCCATCATGTGAGCAAAGTTACCACCCATATCTTGTTCAGGATCTTTTGCAATAATATCTCCGTTCTTATACTTATAACGATAGATAAATGCAGCTATTTCAGGTAAACGAGCTAATAAATCAGTAGAATCTTCATACATAGTTTCCCATGCAGTCATTTTGTTAAATCCTTCTTCATAGAATTTAGCAAATTTGCTCTCTTTTTCCATTGCTAAAATAGCAGTAGAAAACATAACCATTGGATGAGTGTCTTTTGGAAGCGCACGCAATACATCGTAAACGTATGAAGGAACTTCGCTACGTTTTTTGAAATCTTCAACAAGTTCTAGAGTTTCTTCCATTGTAGGAATTTCTCCTGTTAACAATAAATACCAAAAGCCTTCTACATAAGGATAATCTTTTCCCTCTGGCTTTGGTAATGCTGCCATAGTTTCGGGAATTGTATAACCACGAAAACGAATACCCTCCATTGGATCGAGATAAGAAATATCCGTTACCAAACTACGAACACCACGTGCTCCGCCAATTGCCTGA from Bacteroidales bacterium includes:
- a CDS encoding YjbQ family protein — protein: MIIQKEIRLKPRSRGFHLITADVISGLPNLPKSGILNLFIKHTSAGITINENADPSVRVDFETVFNKLVPERDKDYIHVFEGDDDLPAHIKSSLIGTSLNIPIINGRLALGIWQGIYLGEFRNNADGRRLVCTLYY
- a CDS encoding citrate (Si)-synthase, producing the protein MSTLKTKLAQKIEEHRPRTTKLLKEFGDVKVGEVTISQAIGGARGVRSLVTDISYLDPMEGIRFRGYTIPETMAALPKPEGKDYPYVEGFWYLLLTGEIPTMEETLELVEDFKKRSEVPSYVYDVLRALPKDTHPMVMFSTAILAMEKESKFAKFYEEGFNKMTAWETMYEDSTDLLARLPEIAAFIYRYKYKNGDIIAKDPEQDMGGNFAHMMGIAAPYDDVARMYFILHSDHESGNASAHTTHLVASTLSDAYYSLSAGMDALAGPLHGLANQEVLRWLQGVMDKLDGKEPTEEMMKQFVWDTLNSGQVIPGFGHAVLRKTDPRYQSQREFCEKHLPDDKIFKYVDMLYRVVPDILVEQGKAKNPWPNVDAQSGVIQWFYGITEYDFYTVMFGVGRAIGVLANITWDRALGYALERPKSLTTAMLEDIANKAK